Below is a genomic region from Thalassophryne amazonica chromosome 3, fThaAma1.1, whole genome shotgun sequence.
aattacaaaggATTTATCTTATTTTATCATAAGATTTATTCTTCATTCATTGAAATAATATAAAACACAAAACATTTAGTGGATGGAAACTCGTGATGTACATTTATTTTCACGAGTAACATTTGCTTCAGAatgaaacagactgaaaaactcctttgtcccttagaaggagtaacaagaagacagaggacaggaaggagagtatcagtagtagccagtaaaccagttgcGAACAGTATTTCTagtgtttatatttgtgtattcatatttatatttgcaaattgtttattactttcacttttgatactctgtgtgcttcttaccctctgtgcTGTTATGCAGTGCTCCTGGAACCTCCATTTCCTCGAGGGAGTCTTTCCAgggaattaataaagttctatctaatctaatgtaatctaatgtaatctaatctaatataatctaatataatctaatataaaataatttaaacaaacATATAGAAACTGtaacattcaaatatgttgtttCACTAAGGAGATATACCCAGTTTTGACTTTCGCCATTGCCAGCAGCAGTGGTGAAAtatcagccatcttggatttttgctTGGCTTATGATCTAATTTTGAAGAGTGCTGCAACATCAATGTTCTTCCCAAGTTTAATGTATCATCATTTGAATGATTCTCCTCAAAAACAACGCTTAGCTGATCAACTAAATGAATGTCCAAATCTTttgggtcttggtgcttcctgtcttgttaTGTGGTTGTGAGACATGGACTCCAACCAGTTTTTGGTGTTTGATTTCTTTCAAGGATCCTAGCGTACTGCTGGAATTATGCTGTTGAACAAAGTTATGCTTTTCTTTCGTTcttccgtcacaaaatgagtcacatttttgtgacatggttttttaaatttttactatTTGTAACTGTACCCCTACCGAGAGTGACAAGATTTTTAccccaaattgagatggtttccagTGTCAGGCTTCActggaaaccatctcaatttggggtacaaagtgggacatctggtcaccctacCACTACCCCTTCCCCTACTTCTAACCATTTCGTGCTCCTGCCACAAAAtgcatttgtgctgccatgacagtATGACGAGCCATagattaattcactttttgtGATGACATCATGAAATGGCTTGAGATTGGTTTGGGTGTACGACTTgtattgtgaggaaacatcagctgcACACTGTGGTCATGAGACACTTCTTTGTGCATAATCCAGTGTGGAGGTGTCTCAGTTCTGGGGACTGAAAGCACTGAAAAAGGCCAGAGGACACCCAGGTATCAAGGAACCTAGCTTCTACAGTAGACGTTAGGTTCTAACTGAGTAGAACTTCTCCCCAGTGCAAGACTGGGCAGAAtggttttgtcttctttcttctgtgtttcttcTCTGGGTCTCAGGTTTCTCATCATCCCTCCTCTGGGTTCCCACTGTTCCCAGCACAGAGTCAAGCGTGCCCCAGTCACACGCCCTCCGCTGCCTCGTGTGGCTGGGAGCCACGGCGACACACGGCTTCCCACACTTCTGAAAGCAGCCCGCTCAGCCAGACAAACAATAGAAGTGTGTCTGCACTCACAAAGAACTCTGGACTGTTCTCAGGCGGGGGGACTGAGGGGGCCTTTACCGTCCATCTGGGTCAGTCATAACTGATTTACCAAAGTAGACTAATTCTGGCATGTTTATAAGGAACAAACAAGACTTTATGATATTGTACTAATCTGTTATGAAGTGGGTAATTTGTAATATTGGCATGAAGCCTATTGTGCCAAACACTGTACGTTCAAACCTCAAGGAGGGTGCAAGAAAATGTGCAGATAAAacacaatacaaaacaaaaatgctGAAAACTTCTCATTTATGatcattacattattattattaaacctcTTGctgttttaaataataataaaaaaaatgaacacaaaATTTGGGGGAAATtggattttttaaattaaaattttaaaattttgctttttgttgacatacaAATGAAGGAAAAATATTAGCTACATTTATGCAGAAACAATATATTGCTTAAGACTTTCTACATAATATAATCTAACTGTAAATCATTTTCAAGGATGCTTCATGTATTTTAATTATTGGAAATGGATAATCAGATTATTTTCTAAATTATTTATTCAGTTCAGTATTTACAAAATAGTTATTAATGGCCATTTTCACttatttctattttttattttaatcctAAAGCTCATGTATGAGAAATGTTAaccaataaaatgttattttgttACTTGATTAAATCAATTATTAGATTAATAATTTCAGATGTATTTCCTGTCAACCAGATAAACAACAAACCAACTGATGACCACAATGGACATATGTTTTAGGCTTTCTTGTGTCATCATCTGCAATTTTGTTTCAAGTATCCTCTATTTTATGTGCATGTTACTTTAATTGACAAATCAAATCCTACTGCAAAATTCCTATTCATGACACGAAGAAATTATGTAGACAATATAAAacttaacattaaaaataaatagattAGAAGACATAATgcagttatttttaaaattacTGATTAAAAAGCCAGTTCTGTCACAATCTGAATTTTCTATCCTGAAGAGAGTGAGAAGTCGGCATGATGCTGAAACCTTCCCACGGAATAATTTTAACAATCTGTTAGACATAATGAACAACATCCCACCTGTTCTGTGTGACATCCATTAAATTCATTCTGTTGTGGGAAGCTCtgagctctctgattggctgagcCGCAGCATAAATTCAGAGAGGAGATGTGGATGTCAACAGAAACGGTGTCTGATGCGACAGAAGCGGCACTGACGAGACAAAAAACCCACAAACACAGACTGGAAATCTGGAAATGGCTCCTTATCTGGACCTCACTCTGCAGGACACCATGAAGGAACAACTGTTCAGGTAAGACACagcttttttcattcatgcataaTGACAAATTTAGTCATTCATAGAGTGTAGACCTTTGTGATGTTATAAGGTCAGATATATATTTGACTGTGTCTCTCAGGTGTACACTGCAAATGCTGGAGAGAAAGTGCAGCATCGGCATGGAGAAGTTgaagactgtgattggagaacacCTGCAGAATGGGATCCTGGTTGGAGGACTCCTGGAGAAGATGGTGTCCTTCCTCACGCTGAGGAAAGCACTGCTGTCACACGAGGGCTACTCCAGATACTCACGCGACATCCTGCGCTTTTTTCCTGAAGTAGAAGAAGATGTGGCTCCACTGTGTCTCTAACAAAGGCGGAACAACATAAACTGTAACTCCTTCTGTCTGCTGcactagtttatatatatatatatatatatatatatatatatagttttacaGAAAAGCCTTAGATGATGGAGTTGGCTGAAAATGAACAAAGAAATACGTTACATGCATTGCACTATTCAGTTGTGCTGCTGCAGCATTTGTTCCCCTTTAAGCTGCTCACAATATTCTCTCTGTAGTTTAAAGTTGAATGCTCCATGTAGCACATGTCCTGTTATTACATTTAATGTGCAGACTGTTAATGCACATCATTAAATGCACATTTTTGGCACAAAAATGACCAGTTGTCATGTACAGGAAAAGACGTTTGTCTGTGGTTGAACGACAGAGTGCTGGACACTCCCACTGGAAGATGGACACTTTCATCATCACTGAAATATTAAACTGACATTGATTTAGCCGAAATGATTTTGGCAAACATCAATGGATCACATTTATTTCTATACCCTTTGATTAAAAAGGGGATTATGGTTTTGTTGATCTAAGCATATTGTTTAATTTCCTTTTGTTGTGATGCTTTATTATGGTGCCGCATGTGTACCAATAACTTTATGTTCATGTTAAATAAACACTTTCAATCAAcatgcattttgtttgttgtgttgaTGTTGGTTTTGTTTCCCACAAAATGTTgtgaacagatttcaatgaaatttaatGAAGGGATAGACTTGAAATCAAAGACTTCTGATATCATAAAGATGATCTTGTATAACATTATAAGTTGGAAGTTGAAGGACTTATtgctttcacctgtgtgtgtctgtgtgactttaaaataaaatatctCCAGAGCAAGTGGATGGATTTCAACCAAATTTTGCACATGGACTATCTCCCACCCAAAGATAATTCTATTAGTATTTGAGTTTTAGGGGTCACAtgacaaggtcacaggtcaaggtcGATATTTTGACCCAAATTGAGAAAAGGACATTTTCAAGGCTTATAACTGATCAATCTGAGCTTACAGACCTTTAGTTATCAGACAACAGAAAGTCATATATTTTGCTTTAAAATATATCAGATTTCACCTTGAACGTCATATATGGGCTTTGAAAATATATCATGAAATTTGACCTTGGTCGTGGGCTGTGCAtggtgccactccaccatgaagatgTGTAACTGCTGATGCAGTCAAAAACTGCCTCATGCAtggtctctccaatcacagccacactcACTCAGCTTTTGAACCGCCTACTACAGACAGACGTACAAGACCACACTGTTTCACTCACTCATGAAAGGCATTTCTTAATTATTAATGAAGCCAAAGACAGtctgtgacttggaaatattcatgtatccaaccCCTGATTTGTCTGATAAAAATGGGAAACAGaagtaactagaagcactcagagagtgcaaacctccgccaaggccatggggtcactgacgttataacatctacacgccgtggaatcattgaacctaaaaaagtctaacaatgatgtttgctcaatagtaaaaaaaaaagtttaatttgctatgactggatagcatgtatccttagcacttggcatcacagtttattgcaacttgtgtTATGTGAGGAACACAGGTCGAGGAGGAACCCAGCACTAATTGACCAGAAGCAGctccagaaagaaaaacagatttattactgCCACCCTGTGCTGTACATAAAATCTAAATAATaaaagtctggtgaggtggacaCACAACAGATCCGAGCCCGAATCTTCTGGACTCAATCGTTCCGTCAACACCCCCTCCCCAGGTGGCTTTCCAGAACAATGCTCTGTGAAGGAGGAGCAGAAGTGAGGTTATTCATACTATCATTATCCACAATTTTCTCcacagaggcacacttatcagcaacatgtACAGATCTTACTGTGGACCTACTTCACacaaacagctgctcacagcgagTGGAAGATCATCAATCCCTTCACCACAGCCGTGAGGAGCAATCAGAACAATTATCTTCAATTCTTTAATTTTAACTGCGTGAAAcgccacaacatataaacaattaAGCTTTTagaaataatcacctctgacgtgtgctgacagcgcttgcctctcaccctcatcctccttcacagacgtgaTGTCAGCCTCTGGAGCAGCCCTCGGCGTCCTCACATACTCGTCACAAGAATGCAACAAAGTTCAATTCTCCGGCAATCCAGTCCAACTccctgctggcttaaatgcagcttctCATTACCACATAGGTACCAGCTGAAAgcccttagatctgcacgtgaatatcacaggtgtcgtaacttcctcctaatagagagccgcacgagatcacagcaggtgcagctaatcatcataataaaaggtgagagactcttctgcagcacagctttccCACAGATCAGTTCCAAACCACctaggaaggaaaataaacacacatcCAAAAAAAAACCATGTCCACCCCAgccccccagcacacaacaacttgcacctttcccagaagctactgtcatctgagcactgatattgatattgcatgtgcttatagacaaaaacaaataagagacaaaattcaatttataattcaactaaactgcaaatatatgaattttttaacatttatgaaacacttctctaaataaataacagtaaattctgaaatagaactattttttaagtgttgcatgtgctacacaaggccatagggtcactgcccctaaagagattccctccttggcacagtgatctattcaacaattcagtgttacaaccaaacctatgatacatacacttttctttcctgtatatttgacatccttgaccatgaaaacataccactagaacttggaataacttttatgtctttattagttcaaaagttattgtataaaaacgatttttcagtaatggcggttttcttctggctctggctccataacatttgaagctacatcaaatctgatgacaccttactgaatcagtacagattcagctacaatttggtgttagttgtgcatctctagcttcatttgtcacctcacactgacacattttctattttccctatatttttgcatattctggatcaccagatccggaatccggatccgatcatcaccaaactttgttgtttgatagaacatttgactatgttacaacatttgactatgttaatttttttcaagcctttctgccttgtttttgtggagttagaaactagaatgtcaaaattccccctatcccgcaatggtgaagtatcctttaaaaaaatacctggatccggatcgtgatctggatcaccactaaaatttaatcacttgttcctcttgtcatttccaaccactccacaaaatttcatcaaaatccattcaaaactttttgagttatcctgctgacagacaaacaaacaaacaaacaaactcgaccgaaaacataacctccttggcggaggtaatgatttATTCTGCTATATCTCCACAATGAATAGGGCCAGAGACATTACGAgtgtcatgatgacatcacaagggTTCAGAGCGTGCAGGTTTTGCTCAGCCCTTGAAATTAAACTAaattataaacaaataaatgtatGTAAATGAATTCTGTGTTCACGAGATGTTGGGATGCAATACGTGtttattacaagtttttttttatcctgtCTACCAGTAAGCTAAAAaagaccccccacacacacacacacacacacacacacaaagcagggAAAAGCAGCCTGTGGGTCTTGTTCCCTCCAGATGGTGAATGCtgttggtctctttttttttttttttgcaacactgCAGCCTTAATAACCGACACAAAAGCTCCATTCATCAGCTTTAGTGTTGGTCTGATCACAGGGTCTCTGGGAACCTCGGCTCACATCCTTACTCACAGTGACTGCCAGCCACGAGGCAGAGAAACATCTGCTGCGTGTGCCCAAAACCTGCCAGTGCACGAAGCACGGCCTGAGGAAGTCTCCATTCAGCCGTGCAACAAAGACCCCAGAGCAAACAAAACCACAAAGGTCCCACAGTCCAGATGTAGGACAGAGCTTACAGGAGACTatgattacagaaaaaaaaaaacaaatgtgcaaAAGTACATGATAAACAGAACACTGGAGGTAACTGATGCCAAATTGTCATTCCTGACAGAAATCATCTAATTGATCTGAGCATCAGGCAGCAGGTCTGATTTCTAAAGGGTCAACATTTTCCCACAGCATCAAACCCCTCCCAGTCTTCCACCTGTTCCCCCGAAATCTGATCATTGTCCCCAAGGCAATCACAGCATTCAGCATCCCTCCATCAGTGGTCCACCTGCTCCCCTGAGAGATGTCCATCATTATCCGGCCAATCACAGCATTCAGCATCGCTCATTGTCTCCCggagctctctgattggctgacagtgtGAGAACCTGCGTCCAGACCCAGACCCACACATTCATATGTAGATCAGTGAGTATAAATAGGAGGGATGAAGCAGCAGAGGATCAGATTGTCTGtgcagaagctctgcagctcacagaTCCAGACATGACACCAACAATCACTGCAGCAACGAGCAATTCTCAGGAGCATCTGACTCTGAGCCACAAGGTAAACTGGACACTCGTGCACATTTAGACGTCATGCATCAGGATTTGTCCTTTTGCTGCTGACACTAGACTGTAGAAGAAGGTTTTCTTCATGCCTctgttgttctgtgtgcagctgagAAAGCCTGTGGTGGAGAAGATGCGCAGAGAGCGAATCAACAGCAGCATCGAGCAGCTCAAGTCTCTCCTGGGTCCAGAGTTCCTCAGACAGCAGCCAGACTCCAAGCTGGAGAAAGCAGACATCCTGGAGATGACAGTTTGCTTCCTGAGACGACTGCAGCAGCAGAATCAAGCTGTGGACTCAGCAGCTGTCCATCAGGGCTACTCCAGGTGTGTCCAAGAGGTGGTGCAATTCCTGTCCGAGGCCGAGGTGCAGACACAGTCCCAGAGAAGACTGCTGAAGAACTTCCACAAGCTGCAGTCTTCCTCTGAGAAGAAGCTGACAGAGGCTGACTTCTCTCTTCTGAGCTCCACAGTCCACAGCAGCAGCAAACAGGAGAGCGCCC
It encodes:
- the LOC117506384 gene encoding transcription factor HES-5-like — protein: MTPTITAATSNSQEHLTLSHKLRKPVVEKMRRERINSSIEQLKSLLGPEFLRQQPDSKLEKADILEMTVCFLRRLQQQNQAVDSAAVHQGYSRCVQEVVQFLSEAEVQTQSQRRLLKNFHKLQSSSEKKLTEADFSLLSSTVHSSSKQESALWRPWHTPTA